The Pseudophaeobacter arcticus DSM 23566 genome includes a region encoding these proteins:
- a CDS encoding TAXI family TRAP transporter solute-binding subunit, with translation MKHTKLTVGALVTAAFMAPAAQAQEYITIGTGGVTGVYYPTGGAICRLVNKSRKEHGFKCAVESTGGSVYNINTIREGELQFGVAQSDWQHHAYHGTSKFSENGPFEGLRAVFSVHPEPFTVVARADAGITTFDDLKGKRVNIGNPGSGQRGTMEVLMNAKGWGMEDFALATELKAAEQSAALCDNQIDAMVYTVGHPSGSIQEATTACDSVLVTVDGDAVTKLVEDNAFYRTATIPGGMYRGSDADVQTFGVGATFVSSTDVPDEAVYAVVKSVFENFDAFRKLHPAFANLKPEEMIADGLSAPLHDGAAKYYREKGWIE, from the coding sequence ATGAAACATACAAAACTAACCGTCGGAGCCTTGGTGACTGCGGCCTTTATGGCACCAGCAGCACAGGCGCAGGAATATATTACAATCGGTACGGGCGGTGTGACCGGTGTGTATTACCCAACAGGTGGCGCGATTTGCCGCCTGGTAAACAAGAGCCGCAAAGAGCACGGGTTCAAATGCGCCGTGGAATCCACCGGTGGCTCTGTCTACAACATCAACACCATCCGCGAAGGCGAATTGCAGTTTGGCGTTGCCCAGTCCGATTGGCAGCACCATGCCTATCACGGCACCTCCAAATTCTCCGAAAACGGCCCCTTTGAAGGCCTGCGCGCGGTATTCTCGGTGCATCCTGAGCCCTTTACCGTTGTGGCACGTGCCGATGCCGGCATCACCACCTTTGACGATCTGAAAGGCAAGCGCGTCAACATTGGTAACCCCGGCTCCGGTCAGCGTGGCACCATGGAAGTTCTGATGAACGCCAAAGGCTGGGGCATGGAAGATTTTGCACTGGCAACCGAGCTGAAAGCGGCTGAACAGTCTGCAGCCCTGTGTGACAACCAGATCGACGCCATGGTCTACACCGTTGGTCACCCCTCTGGTTCGATCCAGGAAGCCACCACCGCCTGCGATTCCGTACTGGTAACCGTTGATGGCGACGCCGTGACCAAACTGGTTGAAGACAACGCCTTTTACCGCACCGCCACCATCCCCGGTGGCATGTATCGCGGCTCTGACGCGGACGTACAGACCTTTGGTGTGGGCGCGACCTTTGTCTCCTCCACCGATGTTCCGGACGAGGCGGTCTATGCGGTTGTGAAATCGGTGTTTGAAAACTTTGATGCCTTCCGCAAACTGCACCCTGCCTTTGCAAATCTGAAGCCTGAAGAGATGATCGCCGATGGTTTGTCTGCACCGCTGCATGACGGTGCGGCCAAATACTACCGTGAAAAAGGTTGGATCGAGTAA